One segment of Leptospirillum ferrooxidans C2-3 DNA contains the following:
- a CDS encoding ORF6N domain-containing protein, which yields MPKSDSLVPIETITSRIFLIRGQKVMIDSDLAGLYGVKTERLFQQVNRNSARFPEKFAFRLTHEEFSNLTLQFARSRSWGGRRTLPYVFTEHGAVMLSSVLPLAGNAGSGGNRALERLELAAVRVARPVLRGRGTGNSSLLLDSPESRRSSGAPEVSKLGKLLESVRNNPLDVRFDDACMVAMSLGFEKKGGKTPRIS from the coding sequence ATGCCCAAATCCGATTCTCTCGTTCCCATCGAAACCATCACCTCCCGGATCTTTCTCATTCGTGGTCAGAAGGTCATGATCGATTCAGACTTGGCCGGATTATACGGGGTCAAGACAGAACGCCTCTTCCAACAAGTCAATCGCAATTCTGCCCGTTTTCCAGAGAAATTCGCCTTTCGCCTCACCCACGAGGAGTTTTCAAACTTGACCTTGCAATTTGCAAGATCAAGATCCTGGGGTGGCCGCCGAACGCTCCCTTATGTTTTCACAGAACATGGGGCAGTTATGCTTTCGAGCGTTCTTCCTCTAGCCGGAAACGCCGGGTCCGGTGGAAACCGGGCCCTTGAAAGGCTTGAGCTGGCTGCGGTGAGAGTCGCACGGCCAGTTCTTAGAGGGCGGGGAACTGGCAACAGTTCCTTGCTACTCGACTCACCTGAAAGCCGAAGATCTAGCGGAGCTCCTGAAGTGAGCAAACTCGGGAAGCTTCTGGAATCGGTCCGGAACAACCCTCTCGATGTTCGCTTCGATGATGCTTGCATGGTAGCCATGTCCTTGGGATTCGAGAAAAAGGGAGGAAAGACACCAAGGATATCTTGA
- a CDS encoding DUF2283 domain-containing protein: MRVRIDPQADAIYLDLTGESIESSEEVADGIILDYDKEGHMVGIEILDASKKAGGLNSLLQVSLDVAPV, translated from the coding sequence ATGCGGGTAAGAATAGATCCACAGGCAGACGCCATTTATCTGGATCTGACCGGTGAAAGCATTGAAAGTAGTGAGGAAGTGGCTGATGGCATTATTCTGGACTACGACAAGGAAGGTCACATGGTTGGCATCGAAATTTTAGATGCCTCAAAAAAAGCAGGAGGGTTGAACTCTCTTCTCCAAGTGAGCCTGGACGTGGCCCCTGTTTAA
- a CDS encoding type II toxin-antitoxin system HicB family antitoxin translates to MIDHYTVEVFWSDEDKGFIAFVHELEGCSAWGGTRDAALREVETAIELWIEAAKEIGRPIPLPNTPALSFP, encoded by the coding sequence ATGATAGACCACTATACCGTTGAAGTTTTCTGGAGCGATGAGGACAAGGGATTTATTGCCTTTGTTCACGAACTGGAAGGGTGCTCCGCATGGGGAGGAACCCGTGATGCGGCTCTAAGAGAGGTCGAAACGGCCATTGAACTTTGGATTGAAGCGGCAAAGGAAATAGGTCGTCCGATCCCCCTCCCCAACACTCCCGCCCTCTCTTTCCCCTAA